In Maridesulfovibrio zosterae DSM 11974, a genomic segment contains:
- a CDS encoding ATP-binding protein — translation MHKIDPEECQFCGACQSACPTEAIFHPDGTNYYEINENCTDCGACEAECGFNAIASDD, via the coding sequence ATGCATAAAATCGACCCTGAAGAGTGCCAGTTTTGCGGAGCATGTCAAAGTGCCTGTCCTACTGAGGCAATATTCCACCCCGATGGAACAAATTACTACGAAATAAATGAAAACTGTACTGATTGCGGTGCATGTGAAGCCGAATGCGGTTTCAATGCGATTGCAAGTGATGATTAG